ATTGGAAGCTAAAACTGTTCATCTCTAATGAATAATCTGCCTTGTCTGCATCATTCTAAGGAGCAGAGTATTTACAGTGTAAATGCAGTTTTGTACAATGTGGGCTAATGTCCTCTGTGAACTGGTCAGTCTTGAGTTAAAGACAGATGTTTTAGATCTCCAAATTCCAGATAATGGATGTTCTGTATTAAAATGTAGATAATCAATGCAGAAGGAAGGAATATGCCACTGCTTTCTTCATAGAAATTAAGATAGTCttttactgaaaaaacaatagcctaatttcttttaaaaagtttcTTCTTATAAATTGAACATTGTGTGCTAAGTTTGAAAATACCACTTGGAAGTGCCACCTGCATTTACATGTAGACATTTGTCATAACTTGTTGAAgttgttttttccttaaaaacacccaaaacccaaaatgcaGCACAAGCCCAAAAACCAACTTTATTTTATTGAGTGCTAATGAGCCAACAGGTAACAATCCTTTACTGTAAACTATGACCTGAAGGAGGAAACTCCAAAATACTATTTCAGTTGCAAAAGAGatctctacttttttttttttttttaactatttaaTTATATTAAGAACAGCAATTCTTAACTATACTCCCTCCAGTGCCTGCTGGACATGCACATGTTCTTGTCACTTGTCCTCTTCAGCTGATTGCTCCACTGAAGGGCAGGGAAgatgagaaaaagagaaaagagaatatTGCTTAAAATCAACCCTTCACAGCTGACAAACCAGAAGAAAAACTGGGGAAGATGCctgtttttaatatatatagCAGACCACTGCTGAAACTAATACACAGACCAGCTCTCCAGCATCTTTTTCTTCctaagacagaaaaagaaaatctctaGTTAGATAATGAGGATAATTAGTTCCTTACCTTTCAGCAATTGCAACAGTTACTAAAAAATTGCTCCTAGAACCATACCTTGACTGTGAGGAATTATTTGAACTCTGAACCTATTTCGTCTCCAGCTATGCTACCACCCCTGACAAAAATGACAACAGGGTCTCACTGTTCCACATTTCTAGATCAATATTTTAATCCCTGGGCTGCCTGATGACTTCACTCTGATCTGAGGGGTGGGTACCGTGAGAGGATCCTGAAAGTGAGGATGGAGGGCATGGAGTTTGGTTCACCTTACAGCAAGGCAAGCAGGTCAAGCACTAACTGACCTCTTTTTTAATCTTGCAATACAAAGTGACACAGTTGAGCTTAAACTAGCAATTTAACTATCTGTTAATTATGTAAGCTTtgtatataaaaaataaatctcgGTAAAATATCTCCTATGCATatgtcccccccccccaaaaaaaaaaacccaaaaaccaacacCACAATTTCAATTAAGCTTACATTCCTTCCTTGAATTCATCCAGTGTGATCTCCACATCGTCTTCTAGCTCCAAATCCTCAGTGCTCAGTCCCAAAGTTTTAAGGGCTAAAGTTAACAAAAGAGAATTTCTTGTGCAAGTTTTTGGAAAgacaaatttaaatttaaaggtGCCTAGATCTAACAGAAGGTAAATGTGTGTAACATAACAACATGTAACTTAAACGCAGGAAACTTAACCACATGTAACCTTTTTCAACCTTCCAAGTTCCAGATCGTGTGGGCAGCTGTGTGGATAATTTTGAAGTATACAGATGGGTAATTTTGAGGCTATTTTAACAGTTCTGTGCAAGGGAGCAGTTTGGTGTGGCCGGGAGCAGGCAGACGCACCTTCCCTGTACTGCGCGGGCCGgatggagccctggcccaggacATCCAGCAGGCCGAACATGGCCTCCACATTGGCCTCGTCCATGAGGAACGGGTACTCGCCCTCGGCTCGCCTGCCAGCCTTCACCCGCTCCAGCACCTGGATCAGGAACTCTCGTGGCCGCTCTGCAAGGAGGTCAGAGTGCCCGCGGGCACCGGGCCTCAGCCGGGGCGCGGAGGCCGCgcagccccgccgcccccgctgcccccgctgccggcggggccgggcctgCGCGCACCGGGCCGGTGGAAGAGCAGCAGCGCTCCGAGGCGGTGCAGCAGCTCGGGCAGCCGGTGCCGCCGCAGGTACTCGCGGCTCTCCTCCTCGCCCGCCGCCATCCCGCGCTGCCGGGGCGGCCTGAGGGGAGCAGCGGCGGGAGCCGGGCGGGCACGGGCGGGAGCAGGGCGAGCAGAGGAGCCCGAGGCGGCGGCTCCGACCGCGGGACGCTCCACGGGGGCAgcgggaagggaaggaagaacTGACTGACTTTCCTGGAAGTCGTCACGGTAGCACCGGAACAGCCACGCCTCGCTCCCCGCTGGGTCCCGGCTCTGCCTTGGCTCGTGGGGAAAGCGAATCACTCACGGTCGGTCCTTGGTAACGCCTGTGCGGGTGCTGAGGGCCTGTTAGTCCGGAGGAGACTCATGGTATCCCCCTCAATGCATGTAAATGTCTCAAAGGGCCGTGCCAAGAAGATGTGTCAGactcttttcagtggtgccaGCGAAAGGACGGGTAGCATTGGCCATAAATGAAACACAAGAAGTTCCACCTcggcagagcactggaacaggctgcccagggcggTGGCGGAGTCTCCCTCTGCGGAGACATTCCGGACCCGCCGGGATGTGCTCCGGTGTCACCGGCGCAGTGACCGTGCCCTGGCAGCGGGGCTGGCCGGGTGACCTCCAGGGCTCCCTCCCAAGGgttctgtaattctgtgttCTCACCTCCAGCCACGTCTCCTTCCACCCACCGGCGGTTCCACCTTCCTCACCTCCCGCCgttcccaggcacagccccggTTCATCCCGCCCTGGGAGGGGCTGCCAGGATGTTCCCGGAGTTCTACGAGGGGCAGAAGCAGTGGCCAGCAACTGAGAGTAAGAGAGTTTACATTTTAAAACCATTATTAAGTCTTGCAACATAACCTGTGCAAAACTGAAGAGACATCAAAGAAGCTTTTGACTGTACTACCCACTGCTAATAGGACAACCATAATCAAGTAAACCATCCcactaaaaacaaacaaacaaacaaacaaacaaacaaacaaacaaaacaaaaaccccaaaaaaaccaaaaacctaaGGAAATCTACAATGATATAGCTATCGGCCATCAAATAAAATCAGACAATGATAAATGAGCATATAGTAAAGCAGAATAGTATTCCTGTGAAAAATCTAGTGCTAAATATAATTGACTATTTGCCAACACTAAAATATCACAAGACATTAATAGAATTcacttaattttttcttagaTAAAGTGGGAGAAAGGCAGCATCCAAAGCTGCAGAGATTGTACAGCCATGTGCTGTCTCTCTTCTCTGTTATTTTAAACTGACTATGCTACCTGCTTTTAGTCTCAATTAGGGCTAGAGGAACTGTAGGTTTGTAGCAGTTGCCTCTTATGACAGTTGCCAGGCAGTGATGGAAACGTCCTTCTCCTGAGTAAAACATTACTCAATCCATTCCTGCATTTGTCTTTCTATGCCTTTCTGCAGAGTTTGCAAAGCATTAGCAaaaatttttccaaaaaaagAGCCATAGGAGAAAGTGTAGATTGAAATGTGGAGAAGTACAAACAGGAgaagagctggagcagaggagaaATAAAGATGTGGAAAATACATTCTTGAAGATGAGAACCTAAGGATAGGAAGACTGACAGGAGAAGAAGGAGCAAGTGAAATACTGGTAGGTAGGTCAGTCAGTGTTTGGGTGAAGGAAACCCAGCATCTGGCAAAGGATGTTTCTCCTTTAGTAGTCAACAAAGATAAACAGTAGAAATACATGTTAAGGCTAAAATTTTAAGAATAAGCACAAGAATTATGGATTTAAGTTTGTATCCCTGAGGAATGgttaaaaaaatctctaaacAGAGCAATCACAGTTTGATTTACAActagaaatgtatttttaaaaattctatttCACTATTAGGGAATTACAATTCATTTACTCAAAAATATTCTGATGAAGAATCatgtatttattatttacatAAGAAATTATTATCCTCAGTTCATATAATGATAGTACCTGCTATATATATGGATCCTAAAGTATGATATTTCAGGATAATTTGCAAGGAGCTCCCATGGGCTATTGTAAGGTAAACAGAACTTCTGGTGGCTGAGAAAAACAGGATTTGACACACACCTGAAAGTATCCTGGGTCCATTATAGAGGTGCTGCTAAATAAGTTTTAATAAAGAACTAAAGGACCAAATTATTTTCATCTGTTTAAAGCATCCTGGTTATATAAATCAGATTTCTTTAAAAGGCTTAATACCTGTTGTGATAGAAGCTGAGCCTTATACAGAATATCACTAGTAATTTAAGCCTTTTATCTAATTTAATAGGGCTAAATAGACTACAATGAGCCTTTAAGAGTTGTAATGAAGAGAAACAGGGCTGCAGGTCAGATATGCAGCTGGTTCCAGAACAACCATTTGTCTTGCAGGGTAAAACAGGCAGATGGATGTGTTCTTTCAAATGGGAGTGCCAGAAGATTGAAATCTTGGTCAGACAGGAAAAGACAGGAGCGACACAGGCTGGGAAGGATCCCTCGATGTGCCACAGGCttcctgtgcacagctgctgagagcagctccTTGAGGGCTTTGCTTccctctgctgccctggcatTGGGAAGCTCTCAGGGAGCCCAGGGTGAGCTGGAGGGATTGGTGCTGCCATTGCTGAGGCTGCTTTGGCAGAGCCCCACTGTAGCTTCCCTCTGGGTGCCCCCAAGCACTTCCAAAATACAGGTGAGCTCCTCATCAGGGGAGTTTATATTGTACATTTACAGAGGAAAGTGCTCAGCTACAGAAATATTGAGCTTCTGAGTACTGATTATCCCAACAGCcagaactgcttttttttttgttgtttttactgTACAGAACAGCAGAATAATTAAGTTGAAGTTTTCCTCTGGAGATCATGTGGTCAAACTCCCTTTCCTCTTCAAACTGGGCTAATTTCAAAGACCAGCTCAGGTTGTTCACAGCCTTGTCAAAATTTTACTGTCTCCAGAATGGAGACTCCCCAACACCATTTGCTCtgtgttccagtgctcagctgCACAGAAATGGTACCAGCCTGTATCCTTGAACCAAGCCCAGCTTTTCCCACAGAGATGCAGGATAAGCAGTCCTTCACTCAGACATCCTGGAGATAGCACCTCACTGCCCAAACTGTGCCCAAAGCTCTGAGCACAGACCTGTCCAGTTAAAAACTGAAGCCAAGGGAGCAATGAGTGCacctctgtcacctccctgtcctcACATGTACTGGGGCCCATATTTTACTTACTTTTCCTTCCATGTTAATGTACTGGAAGTGTTCTTCACATCCCTCCCTAATTCCAACTCCAGCTGAGCTTTGGGTTTTCCTGTTTCTGTTTCAGCATGCTCGGGCAGTGTTTATTCCTCTAGGGTGCTTCCACAGTCTGTGTCCTTGCCTTTTGCCTCTGGCTTTGTCAGGAGCTCTCCATTCAGCCATGCTGTCCTCCTCCTGTGtctgctcagctccctgcaggtcaggctggactgttcctgtgctgcagctAGCTCTCCTGGGCCCTTCAGGTCAGTCTCCTGCAGGATTCTGCCAACAGAATGTCTGCAGGAGACAAAGTCTGCTCTCCTGAATTCCAGGACTGCAGTTCAACTATTTATCTTCCTCACTTCCCTCAGAACTGTAAGCTTTGCTACACTGCAGTCGCTGCTGCCAAGGCTGCCAGCAGTGTCAGTGCTCCCAGCAGCCCTTCCCTATGTGTGAGCAGCATGTCTAGCAAAGCCCCACCCGCCTTGTTGAGCCCTTCTGTCAAAAAACTGTCCTTGATGTACTGCAGGAGTAGCTGGATCACCACTTGTGCCATCCCAGTCCTCTCCACAAGAACAAGAGCCCACAGTCATCAGTCTAAGCTGTGAATGTTGgctcttcttttcctttctcccagtCAGCCGCAAAATAAAGGTgaaacctgccatcagaaatgATGTactgggaaaaataaatcagaattaCAGAAATACTTCTTGTTTCTGAGTCAAGGAGAAGAATAAGTCACAACATGATTGAGATCAGAAGACTTTACTGTAACAGAACTGTCCACTTCTCAGTGGGCTGAAAAGCCACAAAACTGATTTCCTGGAACTATGGTTGGATTCCTGCTGAaggcaaaggggaaaaaagaagttaCTTGAGCAGGAGCCTGCTTTCTTTGAGATACACAGTGTATTTCCTGTGTAAGCATGGCTCTGAGCCCATGGCTCTTCAAAGCACAGAAACTTTTATTCCAGCAGTATCTGTAGAATGAGCTCACACTCCACAGGGTGGGAGAGATCAGAGGTCCATCTCCATTGCCTCAGTGTCTCTGACACCCCATAGTTCAAATAGACATTCTGAGCAAAAAAAGGTGGGCATGCAGTTAGGAAGCAGAAGTATGGATTGTGCATCTCCAAAGGTTTGTGTTTCTGAAGAATAACCCCTGACTTTTCCTGTACTTGATTGCAAATCCACACATCTGCTCTAACTGTAGTCACATCAGTCAGTACTTTGTAAAAGCAGAGTTACCAGGAAGAGCACTTGGTGTTACAAACacaaatcctaaagaaaagtaATGTGGAAGGAGTAGCTCAAGGCAAGAttataaaaacaacaaaaaccccaaatgcccAAGAAATCACACCACAAAACTCCCCAACTGATTATGGATCAAAATAAgagaaaactaaagaaaaaggaaggcaaATCATTGCAATTTAAGACTGGAGCTGACCAGAGGGGAAGGTTTCTTGTGTAGGCTGTTGAGAACACCTTAGAACTgaggttatatatatatatatatatatatatatatatatatatatattctgcaGCTGTGGTGGAAAAGGCAAAGAGGTTGAGCCTGTGTAGTCATTTCCCAGTAGTGAGCTATCTCACTAACCTGTGCCATGGTGCTCCAAATCAGCACTGAGGTAATTTCCCACTGGGAAGGGATGATGGTTTCTGTTCTGCAGTGATGTCTCCTCCATCAGTTTCATCTGCTGCCTCAGTGGGGCCAGGCTGGAAATGAGCAGACAGACAGGGGACTCCCAGGGCTGCACTCGTGTTCATCAGGCCATTCCTTGTACTTACACCAAAAGCCTTCACACCTGTGGGTTCTGTAAATGCACTTTGTCCACAATAAACAGCTTTTCTGAAAAACTACCCTAGTGATGTCACATCAGCCAACTGCTCCAAGTTAGTCAAACCCAGACTGAATTTCAAAGTTCAATATGGCACATTTGGGAAATGGGCAGAGGACACAGCTGAAGGTACTGCCCCATCTCAAATCCCTACTGGTGTCCCTACCCTCAAATCTAATTCTCCTGGAACCTGATTATTATTGCTGGCAAACTTCTCCTAAAgcttctcttctcctttctgTAGGGACAACAGATCACAGAGTAGACCTAAATATCTTTGGGTCAGCCATAAACAACAATACCCACACAGAAAAGAATCCAGTTTGTGTCATTTGTGGTGCCTTACAAAATGAGAACAAGAGCTCAGCACCGCCTGCCATGGATCCCCCAGGCAAGGGGCAGACTGGCACCTGCTGCTCAATGATCAGCTTTAGATTTCTTCTACTTAGAAAAGTCTCTTTTAAAAGAGATCTGCATTTGCTTTGAATAGTTGCTTTCAGGAAGTATTCAAAGAGCAAAACAGCGTAGAAAGATTTGCATGAAATAAACATTCTTGTGTTCTGAAGTCTGAATGTGTTGTATGACTCTCCTCCAAATATTTCTGGAATCAGTATTTGGCATTTTTTCCAATTGTGAATCCTGACAGATTTGGAAGAATAAAACAGATCCTGGTTGCACACAGCAATGACTTCCTTCTAAAATAAATAGTTCCATGGTAAAAACAGAAGCATAAAAATGAGAGTGCAATGAATAAAGAAGTTACAGTGTGGTTTGCTTCTCTCTAAAATGGGTGATATTTAGAGCATGTTAGAGAATACAAGCAGGAGAGGAATGCTACAAGCAGAACACTTGTGCATAACcagaaaaaggaggggaaaccCAGCTCCAAATACAAGAACAGCTTATAGATAATTCCAACATACCAAAAAGAGCTAAAAAACTACTGATTCATTTTTGGGAAGCCAGTGGTCTCCAACCTTGCTGGCCATAGGCAGTGATAGGCAAACAGTTAATATATCAGCCATATTCTGTTTTCGTGGCTGTAGTTTTAATTTCTAATGGCTGCTAGAAATAGCAAAGCATCTTATAAACACAGAGTTATCTTTAGCCATACATGGAGACCACTTTTATCAGATGAAACTTCAGCATCTACTACTATTTAatgatattatttttttctgtactgaAAAAGATAAactaaagattaaaaaaaaaaaagctttcaaaatACAAGTATCTTAGTATCTCAGATCAAGGCATTAACTGGACAGTAAAGAGGAAATTCAGGATTAGCTTTTGGGACAGGAATCAGAAAGTGCAAGACATTACACATAAAGCTGTTTACCTAGAAGGTAAAATTTCCCTCTTTCaattcccttttcctgcaaGGCAGCCCAGCTTCCTATCTCCTCTGCCAGTTCCAAGTGTGTGCACACAAAATGCAGTTTGCAATCCAAAttgcttgcttttaaaaaagGTACTGTAATTGTGAGCATCTTCCCTACAGTATCTCCAAGACAGTTTCCAGCTACTTCATAAAAGGAGCATGAAATGTCCATATTCCCCAGATTTGCAGAAGAGGGTGGCTGCAAGAGAAAAAACTGCAatcctctctgcagagctgtcgAGCCAATGAACAATTTAAGTCTCATTTGATCTGTAATTGGAACAGGCTTTGCACAGAACAAGAATCTTAATGCCTAGATAAGAGCTGCGGGTTTAGTATTAATGATGATAAAAAGAGTGGTTATAAATTTGTCCTGCCCATTGAAGTGAGAATTCCTAAATCTAGCAGCTGTAACAAAGTTAATTCTTACACTGATAAGGAATGAGAAAATGCATTCAGCTAAGCAAAGGAATTTAAAAATGGTTTATCAGTGCAAAAAACCTCAGTAGCTGATCGCTGCACGCGTCTTGACATGtaaatacag
This region of Zonotrichia albicollis isolate bZonAlb1 chromosome 4, bZonAlb1.hap1, whole genome shotgun sequence genomic DNA includes:
- the EFCAB10 gene encoding EF-hand calcium-binding domain-containing protein 10 isoform X2; the protein is MSLLRTNRPSAPAQALPRTDQRPREFLIQVLERVKAGRRAEGEYPFLMDEANVEAMFGLLDVLGQGSIRPAQYREALKTLGLSTEDLELEDDVEITLDEFKEGMKKKMLESWSVY
- the EFCAB10 gene encoding EF-hand calcium-binding domain-containing protein 10 isoform X1 codes for the protein MAAGEEESREYLRRHRLPELLHRLGALLLFHRPERPREFLIQVLERVKAGRRAEGEYPFLMDEANVEAMFGLLDVLGQGSIRPAQYREALKTLGLSTEDLELEDDVEITLDEFKEGMKKKMLESWSVY